In Enoplosus armatus isolate fEnoArm2 chromosome 2, fEnoArm2.hap1, whole genome shotgun sequence, one DNA window encodes the following:
- the ier2b gene encoding immediate early response 2b, protein MSATAAMEVNAEARRILAVSISKLYASRTQRGGLRLHRSLLLSMVMRSARDIYHSSRESEGPCGAQATPEEPMDTGSSKGEQTGLPEPQPEPQPALNSAEPPPEEPDSEEEECDSEFTEDKENLSPTRQSRKRRGKASAAPDFLPSKRARLEPGEERYAAPLGSCRAGAGESLSALSLNRVIPAF, encoded by the coding sequence ATGAGTGCCACAGCCGCTATGGAAGTGAACGCCGAAGCCAGACGGATCCTGGCAGTGTCGATAAGCAAGCTGTACGCCTCCAGGACCCAGAGAGGTGGACTGAGACTCCACCGGAGCCTTCTGCTCTCCATGGTCATGAGGTCTGCCCGGGACATCTATCACTCCTCCCGGGAGAGCGAGGGGCCATGCGGCGCTCAGGCGACACCGGAGGAGCCGATGGACACCGGCTCCAGCAAGGGGGAACAAACCGGGCTGCCCGAGCCGCAGCCTGAGCCCCAGCCCGCGCTGAACTCAGCCGAGCCGCCCCCAGAGGAGCCGGACAgcgaggaggaagagtgtgatAGTGAATtcacagaggacaaagagaaCTTGAGCCCGACGAGGCAGTCCAGGAAACGCCGGGGCAAGGCGTCGGCGGCGCCTGACTTCCTTCCCAGCAAGAGGGCGAGGCTGGAGCCCGGGGAGGAGAGGTATGCGGCCCCGCTGGGCAGCTGTCGCGCCGGGGCCGGGGAGTCCCTGTCCGCTTTGTCTCTAAATCGGGTTATACCTGCCTTCTGA